The segment TAAACCAGCCATATTATAATTCATTCCTTTCTAAGTAAACTTATTCCTGCTATAAAATCATTTTCCTTCGTTTATTATTATAAATATAAACTACTTAATAAGTAAATTATCGAATTATACAAAAAAATAGACTTATTTTTATTAATTTTTACAATAAATTTTAAAACTGTAAATTTCAATATCTTTTAATTTGCTTTGTATACAAAATACGCAATAAAATATGTTATAATGTTATCTAGATTAAATTTTTATATACAGGTGATTATATGAATCTACAATATCTAAAAGCTTTTTATGTAACAGTAAAGGCTAATAGTATATCTAAAGCAGCTAAAATTTTACATCTTACTCAACCCGGTCTAAGTATGCAGATACAATCTTTAGAAAAAGAATTGGGAGTTAGTTTGCTAAATAGAAGTAATAAAGGTGTTGAACTCACAGAAGCAGGTAGAGTTGTATTTGATTATGCAACTACTATTCTCTCTCTACAAGATAATATAGAAAGAGATTTAGAAAATTTAAAAACTGATAAAAAGCACTTATTATTAGGATCTTGTAAAGCTATTGGAGAATATGCTCTTCCATGTAGTATATATGTTTACAAACAAAATAATAAAGATATAGACATTAATCTAGAAATTAGCAATACAGAACAAGTTGTTGAAAACTTAATCAGTAAAACTGTAAATATTGGAATTCTTCATGGAAAAGTTGATAATCCAGAAATAATTATTCAAAAAATTACAACTGACAGACTGTTATTAGTTACTTCTCTACCACTTGTTAAAAATAAAGTAAATCTTAATGAACTCACCCGCTTACCTTTAATTTTTAGAGAAAAGGGTTCAGGTACCAGAAAAACCATCTTAAATTCACTAAAGAAACATAATATAAAATATGACGATTTAAATATAATATACGAACTTAATTCTATGGAAGCAATCAAAACTTCTGTTATTTCGGGAAAAGGCATATCCTTTATACCTGAACTGACTATAAAAAGAGAACTAAAAGATGGAATACTAAAAGCTATTGAAATAGAAAATTTAGAAATACTAAGTGAATTTTACATTTCTTATACAAAAGACCATGCTTTAACTCCTTATGAAAAAGATTTTATTAAATTTATTAATTCTTCTAAAAGAGGATTTTGTTAAAAACAAAAGTGCCATATTGGCACTTTTGCTTGTACAACTTCTTTAATTTTAAATCATTTTACTTAAATCTTATTTTAATCCTACATTATAACAAATATTTAAATAAAATTTTTGAACCCATCCAAGCACCTATAAACAAAAACACAGCAAAAACCCATCCATGTAATGAAAAAGATGGTATAGCACTAAAATATGCACCTGTATTACATCCAAAAGCAATTCTGCTACCATACCCCATCATTACTCCACCCATTAAGCCAAAAATCAATTGTCTTTTGTTTTTTATCTTTTTTAATTTAAATTCTGAAGCTAATAAAGATGATATTAGTGCTCCAAAGATGACAGCCAAATTAATAACAGTATAACTATTATTTAAAAAAGTCTGTCCTCTATCCAGACCATTATTATAAACACTAAAATAATACCAGCTTGAAATATCTATTCCAAATAGCTGTAGAAACCAGACTCCCCAATAGAGAAACCCAGTAGTTATTTCCCAAGTATTACCTGTCGTAATAAGTAAAATAACATTTAATAGCGCAAGCATTATTCCCCCAATTATATACGACCAGGGTTTTTTAAACACTTTTTTATATAATGTCATAATACCACCCTATCTTCTTTTCTCTATATAAATTTCCCATTCTCCATCACCTACTTCGATATAATCTATATTATGTCCATGTTTTTTTGCCCATTCTACTACATTAGTTATAGAACAATTATGATCAGTTTCCATTATTAAAATATCTCCTATTTTCATTTTTTCAAGCTTTTTAATAGCTTTAAGAAGTGGAATTGGACATACTTCATGCATACAATCTATTCTTACCTCTGCCATATAACTCCTCCTAATTACATAGACATTAAATTATTATGTTTTTCATACCAATCAGCCAATATATATAATGCAATTAATACTGCAATCTGAATTATCATAGCCATAGGTAGTCCTATAATCTCTGGAAAATAAATAATTGATGTTTTTGAAATAACAACTTTATCCCAAAAATTAAAATCTCTTGCACCTAAAATTGTACCTGCAATAAACCCTATAAGTACTACTAATTGTAATTGAAATCCTTCCCCTATCCTCATAAGCGTACCGCTAGCACATCCTCCAGATACAACCATACCTATGCCAAATAATACTGCTCCAATTGCCGTATGAATACCTACAGGACTTAACTGTCCGGGTATATCAGCTATATTTATATTTTCACAAGTTAAATATTTATACTGTACAAATCCAAATCCTATAGTAGAAATTATAAATGCAACAATAACTGCCTTTAATATAGATGTACTTCCAACTAGTATCGGGTCTCTAAAACTAGCTGTAAAACAAAATCTCGACCTTTGAAGAACAAAACCTATCAAGAGTCCTATTATCCAAAAAGAGCTATATAAAGAATTATTATAAATAAAAAATATCAATATTATAAGTGCAATTAAAATACACAATAAACCATATATGACTTGATTTTTTTTCTTTTTATATTCTCTCCTTCTTTTTTTAAGTTCTTCTATTCTGCTACTACTCAATATGTGTTCACCCCTTATTAGAAAACATTAAACAAATACATCTATCTCACACTTTATATTGTAACAGCATTTATAGTAAAATTAAAAGTAATAAATAATGGTTTTATAATAAATATGAAAAATAAAGACAAGCCTTTTTGGCCCGTCTTTATTCCTTAATTAACACCTGTTTTTCTAAATCATTATAAAATACTTAATTTTCATTAGATACTTTTTCAGTATCTTCCTTTAATGCTTTAAACAAAGAAATACATGCAAATATCATTACAAATATAAATGGAAATGCAGCCGCTATTGAACCAATTTGTAACGTTTTCAAACCACCTGCAAGAAGAAGTGCTGTAGCAAGTAGTGATTGAACAATTCCCCATATTATTTTCTTTCTGCTAGAAGGATTAAGATTTCCTTCAGATGTAAACATACCTAAAACAAATGTAGCAGAATTTGCTGATGTAATAAAAAATGTACATAATAAGAATACAGCAATCAATGATACAATACTTCCCAATGGATAATATTTTAAAACTCCAAATAAAGTTGTTGCAGGATTTTTAGCTAATCCTTCCAAAGTAGATAAATCTGTAGTATTTATTAAATCTATACCTAATACACCAAATATAGCAAACCAAACAAAAGAAGCTAGTGACGGAGCTACGATAACCCCTATAATAAATTCTCTAATTGTTCTACCTCTAGAAATACGTGCTATAAATGTTCCTACAAATGGAGCCCAAGCTATCCACCAAGCCCAATAAAATATCGTCCAACCATTTATCCATGAATTATCTCCAAATGGCTCAATATGTAAACTTTCTCTTACAAAGCTTCCCATATACATACCCATTCCATTTATCAAAGCATTTACCATTTTTACAGTAGGTCCTATCAAGAAAGAACCTAACAATATTGCAATTGCAGCTAGTAAATTAATATCAGATAAAAGTTTTATACCTTTTTCTATACCGCTTACTGCTGTCCATATGTATATTATTGTTATAATAATAATAATTATTATTTGAACTAACTGTGTTTCTGGTATTTTAAATAGATAATTAAGTCCGCTATTTATTTGAAGAGTTCCAAGTCCTAGTGAAGTAGCAACACCCGCAACTGTAGCAAACACTGCAAATATATCTATCAATTTACCTATAAATCCATTTACACCTTTTTCACCTATCAAAGGTATAAATATACTGCTTATAAGTCCCGGTTTATTTTTTCTAAATTGAAAATAAGCCAGTGCAAGACCTATAATACTATAATTAGCCCATGGATGAAAACCCCAATGTGCAAATGACACTCTCATAGCAAAATTAGCTGCTTCAGAAGAGCCCGGCTCTAATCCCGGTGGAGAAACAAAGTGCGATAAAGGCTCTGCTACACCCCAAAACACTAAACCTATACCCATACCTGCACCAAAGAGCATTGCAAACCATGAAGTAGTACTATAATCAGGTTTAGAATCATCTGGTCCAAGCTTTATATTACCATATTTACTAAAAGCAAGTATTAATGCAAAACATACAAATATAAACATTGCTAAAAGATACGACCACCCAAAATTGTTAGTTAAAAATTTAAATAATCCATTTGCTGCAATAGAAAAACTATTTTTAAATAAAATCCCCCAAATAACTATTGCAAATACAATTAAAAGTGAAATATAATAAACTATGTTATCTTTTTTTTTCGTCACTACTACTCGCCTCCTTTTAAGATTAAATTATAGTGCTAGTTAATAAGAACTAGCACTATAATTCTCTACATCATTATATTTTAACCTTAAAAACAGTTTGATCTTCTATATCAGTTTCTAATGCTTCAAGTGCTACACCTACTCTATGATATCTGAGTTTCCACTGCTGTTCCTTTGAAGTATTTGGATCACCTAATGGATATGGAATTGAAATTGTAGGTACTATTCTATTTGAACCAACTGTTTTTGCAACTGGAATGAGGTTAGCCATTTGAACTACAGGTATTCCAGCTTTTTCAATCTCTTTAACTATCGTTGCACCGCAACGAGTACAAGTACCTCATGTAGATGTAAGTATAACTGCATCTACTCCAGTAGCTTTCATGTGTTCAACCATTTCTCTACCCATTCTTGCTGCTTCTGCTTGAGTAGTACCTGTTCCTACTGTAGTATAGAAATAATCATGTACTTTTCCTATTCTTCCTTCCTTTTCATACGCTCTAAGCGCATCTAATGGCACTACTCTATTTGGGTCTTCATCAGCTGCAGCAGGGTCATATCCAGCATGAATAGTTTTAAATACTCCTGCTTCTAAACGGTCTAAACCAGATACATTATATTTACCCCATCTTGTAGCTGATGCTGATTGAATTTTATCTGGGTTGTCAACAGGTACTATACCACCTGATGTTGCCAAAGCTATAGTAGCTTTGCTCAAGTCTTTAATAGCAGGTGCTATAGGTACTCTATCTAATTTAGGCATTGGAAGTTCACTAACAAATTCTTCTCCACGAATCTTTTTCAAAAGCATATCAATAACTCTATCAGCAGCTGTTACTGGTGGATTGAGCCATATCTGATGTCTAATACCTCTTCCAAAATAACCTTCCTTTTCTGCTGGTAAAAGTTCTTCACCATTTAAAATCTTCTTTCCAAACTGTGCCATTTTTTTAATATCTTTTCTCATTGCAGCAGCACTTTTACCGCCTTTGAATATGTACATTTCTTTTCTGAACATCTCAACTCCAGGATTTTCATCATTCATTGAAGTAATTACAGGCACACCAAATTTTTCTTTTACTGCTTTACAAATATGTCCACATGCTGCACCATATCTACCAGCTCTAAATGCAGGTCCTGCAAAAAATATATCGAAATCTAAATCTTTTAAAAATCCTAAAATAGTTTCTATCGCTTCATCTTTCTTAGAACCCATGAAGTTATCTCCACAAATAATTGTATGAGTAACCTCTACATCATCACCTAATTGTTTATTAAGCTCCATTGCTGGTCCAACTAAACCTTCTATTATTTCAGGTGGATAATCAGCTTTATCTTCTCCTCCAATTTGTCCGAAAAATTGATTTATATAAAGAATTGCTTTTTTCATTATTTGCACCTCCTTAATATTCAGCCATTGTTTTAGTTGACCATCCAACTACTTGGTCACCACAGAACATTGAGTTATTTTCCATTATTATTGAACCGTCTTCTCTAACTGATGGACCTAATACTTCATCTCCTGCCCATCCTCCAGATAAACCATCTCTAGCTAAGGATTCTAATTCACCTATTACTGTTTCCATTGGTGGAAGCTCTATAAGTTCTGATACATTTCCACAAGAAACGATTGCATCAGCCTTAGGGTCAAGAGTTACAAGTGGCTGAGATGCTCCATCTCTTCCTGTACATTCATTTGTAAGTCCAACTGTTTTAATTCCTGCATCTTCTAAAGCTACTATACAAGCTATAAAATCTGCATCTGGATTTCCATATCCTTCTTCTGCTACTATAGCACTATCAGCTCCTAATGACTTAGCTATTTGAGCTACAAACTGTGCTGCTCTTTCTTTTTGCTCCAAGGCAACATTTAAGTTTGACATAATTACTCCTAAAAAGTTTAAAGTTTTTCCATGTTCTTGATATAATCTTCTTATCATAGGAAAATTTTGAAAATCATACGTAGACCACTTAGATGAACAAGGCATAAATGAACCTGAAATCATAGCTCCATCTAAAACTTCATTAGGATGCATAAATGTAGGAACCATATGATTACAATCCCATCCATATACCAAATCATTGTAACCCATTTCTTCCATTTGAGACTGTGGCTGTAATACCAATACTACACTTGGCAATTCATTTACCTTATTTGAGCGTTTTGTTATTGGCTCCAATTCATAAGTTTCTACCTCTTCTGGTTCCATATCTTTAACACAGCTTCCTATATATTCTGCCAGTCTCATTCCTGCCCATCTTAATGCACGATTTTTCTTCTGCTGCTCATGTTTTTCAAAATCCTCATCTGTATCTGCTACTAGACAGATATTTTTAAGTTGTGAAAAATATGTATACTTTGCTCCTTCTCCACTCATATCTATCAATCCGTCTTGGAAACCACCCCAATGTTTTCCAACTACTAATACACTACATCCTTTTAAAGCTAGAGTTCTTCCATTTCCAGCCTGCATAAGTTCACCTGTTACTCCCGGAAATACAGGACCTCCACCAACTCTGTATCTTGGTTCGATAGCTTCTTTAACTGGAACTATTCTAACTTTGTCACCCGGTTTTACTATCACTATATCGGCCTCTGTTATATGTTCATCTTCTCTTACTACGGCCAATGCCTCTTCTTTATTAATTGTTAATATTCCGTTTTCATACTTTGTCTTTTCTCCAAAAACAATATCTTTTACATAAAAATTTCCAAGTTCTAATTTCATCTTTACACTCCTTTCTCATAAATCTTTTTATAAATAAAATCTTAAGTTAATCAAATAACTAGAAAAGGTTTTCCAAAAAGTTTGTTATTTGATTAACCATCTTAATTATATCATAATCTTGATTATTAAGTAAATATATTTATGGAAATTTTTAATTTTTTCAGTATTCTTATATGAATAAAAAAATGGGCCTCATCTAAATAAAATCAGCCCACAAAAGTAAATACCTTATTTATGCAATTTTTAAGATAATTAACTTATATTACTATAAAATTCCTTCTTTCCTAACTTTGTTTAAAAAAGTATTCTTTAAATTATCAGTATTTTTCAATTCATCAAATAACCTATCATCTTTTACAACTTTAAGCCTAGCCTTTTTATCATTAAAATTAAATCCTTTTCCATTTGTATAAAGTATTCTGTTACTACCTACCGGCCAAAATACTCCTTCACACACTTCTTTATCTGCTTTAAAATATTCCGGTATGTTTAATGATATTTCATTTAAAATATCATCAGGATGACTATATTCCATATTTGTACTAAGAGCATTTGCCAACTTAACAATTATCTGCCAATTTTCAAGCTTACAAATTGGTTTTATCGCTCTATGTATTTTTTGTATCCTTCTTTCTGAACTCGTAAATGTTCCTCTAGATTCAACAAAACTTGCTGCCGGAAGTACTACATCAGCTTTTTTAGCAGTTTCAGTTAAATGTGTATCTTGAACCATCAAGAAATCTAAACCACTTAAATCAATATGAGGTATATCTTCTCCAAATACAAGTAATCCCTTGATATTTTTATTTCTAATTCCCTTAATTATTTCTTTTGAATCTTTACAAGTTCGCAATATATCACTAAGTCCTTGACTGTTATTATTAGGCTTAAGCTGAATAATACCACTACGTGCTTTACCAATATGACCTGAAACGACAGCTAAATTTGCAATAAGCCTTGCAGCACTAACTGTAATATTATTTTGTGCAAAAACTATGATTGCTTTTTTAGATTTACCATATATTTCAGCTATCTTTTTCGCTTCTTCACTAACTTTTATTCCTTTTAAATCTTTCTTTAATTCTTCAAATCCCAATACTCTTTTTTCATCTGAAACAAATCCACCATCTATTAGTGCCTTCATTATTTCTTTTAAAAATCTTACATT is part of the Caminicella sporogenes DSM 14501 genome and harbors:
- a CDS encoding LysR family transcriptional regulator; the protein is MNLQYLKAFYVTVKANSISKAAKILHLTQPGLSMQIQSLEKELGVSLLNRSNKGVELTEAGRVVFDYATTILSLQDNIERDLENLKTDKKHLLLGSCKAIGEYALPCSIYVYKQNNKDIDINLEISNTEQVVENLISKTVNIGILHGKVDNPEIIIQKITTDRLLLVTSLPLVKNKVNLNELTRLPLIFREKGSGTRKTILNSLKKHNIKYDDLNIIYELNSMEAIKTSVISGKGISFIPELTIKRELKDGILKAIEIENLEILSEFYISYTKDHALTPYEKDFIKFINSSKRGFC
- a CDS encoding YeeE/YedE thiosulfate transporter family protein, which gives rise to MTLYKKVFKKPWSYIIGGIMLALLNVILLITTGNTWEITTGFLYWGVWFLQLFGIDISSWYYFSVYNNGLDRGQTFLNNSYTVINLAVIFGALISSLLASEFKLKKIKNKRQLIFGLMGGVMMGYGSRIAFGCNTGAYFSAIPSFSLHGWVFAVFLFIGAWMGSKILFKYLL
- a CDS encoding sulfurtransferase TusA family protein codes for the protein MAEVRIDCMHEVCPIPLLKAIKKLEKMKIGDILIMETDHNCSITNVVEWAKKHGHNIDYIEVGDGEWEIYIEKRR
- a CDS encoding YeeE/YedE thiosulfate transporter family protein, with product MSSSRIEELKKRRREYKKKKNQVIYGLLCILIALIILIFFIYNNSLYSSFWIIGLLIGFVLQRSRFCFTASFRDPILVGSTSILKAVIVAFIISTIGFGFVQYKYLTCENINIADIPGQLSPVGIHTAIGAVLFGIGMVVSGGCASGTLMRIGEGFQLQLVVLIGFIAGTILGARDFNFWDKVVISKTSIIYFPEIIGLPMAMIIQIAVLIALYILADWYEKHNNLMSM
- a CDS encoding glycine betaine uptake BCCT transporter, whose amino-acid sequence is MTKKKDNIVYYISLLIVFAIVIWGILFKNSFSIAANGLFKFLTNNFGWSYLLAMFIFVCFALILAFSKYGNIKLGPDDSKPDYSTTSWFAMLFGAGMGIGLVFWGVAEPLSHFVSPPGLEPGSSEAANFAMRVSFAHWGFHPWANYSIIGLALAYFQFRKNKPGLISSIFIPLIGEKGVNGFIGKLIDIFAVFATVAGVATSLGLGTLQINSGLNYLFKIPETQLVQIIIIIIITIIYIWTAVSGIEKGIKLLSDINLLAAIAILLGSFLIGPTVKMVNALINGMGMYMGSFVRESLHIEPFGDNSWINGWTIFYWAWWIAWAPFVGTFIARISRGRTIREFIIGVIVAPSLASFVWFAIFGVLGIDLINTTDLSTLEGLAKNPATTLFGVLKYYPLGSIVSLIAVFLLCTFFITSANSATFVLGMFTSEGNLNPSSRKKIIWGIVQSLLATALLLAGGLKTLQIGSIAAAFPFIFVMIFACISLFKALKEDTEKVSNEN
- the grdH gene encoding betaine reductase selenoprotein B; amino-acid sequence: MKKAILYINQFFGQIGGEDKADYPPEIIEGLVGPAMELNKQLGDDVEVTHTIICGDNFMGSKKDEAIETILGFLKDLDFDIFFAGPAFRAGRYGAACGHICKAVKEKFGVPVITSMNDENPGVEMFRKEMYIFKGGKSAAAMRKDIKKMAQFGKKILNGEELLPAEKEGYFGRGIRHQIWLNPPVTAADRVIDMLLKKIRGEEFVSELPMPKLDRVPIAPAIKDLSKATIALATSGGIVPVDNPDKIQSASATRWGKYNVSGLDRLEAGVFKTIHAGYDPAAADEDPNRVVPLDALRAYEKEGRIGKVHDYFYTTVGTGTTQAEAARMGREMVEHMKATGVDAVILTSTUGTCTRCGATIVKEIEKAGIPVVQMANLIPVAKTVGSNRIVPTISIPYPLGDPNTSKEQQWKLRYHRVGVALEALETDIEDQTVFKVKI
- a CDS encoding glycine/sarcosine/betaine reductase component B subunit, which produces MKLELGNFYVKDIVFGEKTKYENGILTINKEEALAVVREDEHITEADIVIVKPGDKVRIVPVKEAIEPRYRVGGGPVFPGVTGELMQAGNGRTLALKGCSVLVVGKHWGGFQDGLIDMSGEGAKYTYFSQLKNICLVADTDEDFEKHEQQKKNRALRWAGMRLAEYIGSCVKDMEPEEVETYELEPITKRSNKVNELPSVVLVLQPQSQMEEMGYNDLVYGWDCNHMVPTFMHPNEVLDGAMISGSFMPCSSKWSTYDFQNFPMIRRLYQEHGKTLNFLGVIMSNLNVALEQKERAAQFVAQIAKSLGADSAIVAEEGYGNPDADFIACIVALEDAGIKTVGLTNECTGRDGASQPLVTLDPKADAIVSCGNVSELIELPPMETVIGELESLARDGLSGGWAGDEVLGPSVREDGSIIMENNSMFCGDQVVGWSTKTMAEY